Proteins found in one Oreochromis niloticus isolate F11D_XX linkage group LG22, O_niloticus_UMD_NMBU, whole genome shotgun sequence genomic segment:
- the si:dkeyp-92c9.2 gene encoding cyclin-dependent kinase 5 activator 1, with the protein MGTVLSLSPSSRKSGYYDNRPGSLSHYPSLSSRSLNSQKDRGLKRGQSIFLPALTWKRLVASTKKKGNSKKGSGGPVALGDPLNNNNNINIYQKDPVLHLNRENVKKSLSCANLSSYEGPAGLGLGLGYGLGMGQGHGYGYSKSQQLSSVKKVPQGTVTSSPKRVIVQASTSELLRCLGEFLCCRCYRLKHLSPADPVLWLRAVDRSLLLQGWQDQAFVTPANVVFVYMLCRDVVDGDLVASEHELQAILLTCLYLSYSYMGNEISYPLKPFLVEAGKEAFWDRCLAIIDATSSKMLRINADPHFFTQVFAELKSEGGCGPQDYSRVLDR; encoded by the coding sequence ATGGGCACCGTACTATCGTTATCACCCAGCTCTCGCAAATCAGGCTACTATGACAACCGTCCCGGCTCTCTCAGCCACTACCCGAGCCTCAGCAGCCGCTCCCTCAACAGCCAGAAAGACCGCGGGCTAAAGAGGGGCCAGTCCATCTTCCTCCCGGCACTCACATGGAAAAGACTTGTGGCCTCTACAAAGAAGAAGGGCAACTCGAAGAAGGGCTCTGGTGGCCCGGTGGCCCTCGGGGATCctctgaataacaacaacaacattaacatCTACCAGAAGGATCCCGTGCTGCACCTCAACCGTGAGAATGTGAAGAAGTCGCTGTCATGTGCCAACCTGTCCAGCTACGAGGGCCCAGCCGGTCTGGGTCTGGGGCTCGGCTACGGACTGGGGATGGGTCAGGGACATGGATATGGCTACAGCAAATCCCAGCAGCTTTCCTCTGTGAAAAAAGTCCCGCAGGGCACGGTGACCTCATCTCCGAAGCGCGTCATCGTCCAGGCCTCCACCAGCGAGCTCCTCCGCTGTTTGGGGGAGTTCCTGTGCTGTCGCTGCTACCGCCTGAAGCATCTGTCTCCAGCCGACCCGGTTCTCTGGCTGCGGGCTGTAGACCGCTCGCTGCTGCTGCAGGGCTGGCAGGACCAGGCCTTCGTTACTCCGGCCAACGTGGTCTTCGTCTACATGCTGTGTCGAGACGTAGTGGATGGTGATCTAGTGGCGTCGGAGCACGAGCTGCAGGCCATCCTGCTCACCTGCCTCTACCTGTCCTACTCCTACATGGGCAATGAGATCTCATACCCTCTTAAGCCCTTCCTAGTAGAGGCGGGCAAGGAGGCCTTCTGGGACCGCTGCCTCGCCATCATCGACGCCACAAGCTCCAAGATGCTGCGCATCAATGCAGACCCGCACTTTTTCACACAAGTATTTGCTGAACTCAAGAGCGAAGGAGGCTGCGGCCCTCAGGATTATAGCCGGGTGCTTGATCGGTGA